A stretch of the Desulfovibrio porci genome encodes the following:
- a CDS encoding phenylacetate--CoA ligase family protein: MTRKDRTEGIYSRREVLDESERRQYCLIQLKDLLSYAYRYSEDVKKRFDRAQFNVEKFKTLSDIKHIPILKKKELIFLQSMGPRLGGLLTKDIGELKRIFLSPGPIFDPEDRGEDYWGYTEAFYSVGFRPGDAVQNTFNYQLTPAGLMFEEPLRNLGCAVIPAGPSDAATQLDIMQKLRVSGYVGTPSFLMHLAQKAEEKGLNLRKDLFLEVAFVTGERLSEKMRSQMEKKYDLIMRQGYGTADVGCIGYECFHKTGLHIANRCYVEICHPDTGIPLKDGEVGEIVVTAFNKTYPLIRLATGDLSYIDRSPCACGRTSPRLGSIVGRVDTTARIMGMFVYPHQVEQVMSRFEEIKRWQIEVTNPGGIDEMTLFIETSGFKREEELLHQFREKIKLRPELRILAPGSLPPQIRPIEDKRHWD; the protein is encoded by the coding sequence ATGACCCGCAAAGACCGTACCGAAGGCATCTATAGCCGCCGCGAAGTGCTTGACGAAAGCGAACGACGCCAATACTGCCTGATCCAGCTCAAGGATCTGCTCTCCTACGCCTACCGCTATTCCGAAGACGTCAAAAAACGCTTCGACCGCGCGCAGTTCAATGTGGAGAAGTTCAAGACCCTCTCGGACATCAAGCACATCCCCATTCTGAAAAAGAAGGAACTGATCTTCCTGCAATCCATGGGGCCGCGCCTGGGCGGGCTGCTGACCAAGGACATCGGCGAACTCAAGCGCATCTTTCTTTCGCCCGGCCCCATTTTTGATCCCGAAGACCGCGGCGAGGACTACTGGGGATACACCGAGGCCTTTTATTCCGTGGGCTTCCGCCCCGGCGACGCGGTGCAGAACACCTTCAACTACCAGCTTACGCCCGCGGGTCTGATGTTTGAAGAACCCCTGCGCAATCTGGGCTGCGCGGTGATCCCGGCCGGCCCGTCCGACGCGGCCACCCAGCTGGACATCATGCAGAAGCTGCGCGTTTCCGGCTATGTGGGCACGCCCAGTTTCCTCATGCACCTCGCCCAGAAGGCCGAGGAAAAAGGCCTCAACCTGCGCAAGGACCTTTTCCTGGAAGTGGCCTTTGTCACCGGCGAACGCCTCTCGGAAAAAATGCGCTCCCAGATGGAAAAAAAGTACGACCTGATCATGCGTCAGGGCTACGGCACGGCGGACGTGGGCTGCATCGGCTACGAATGCTTCCACAAGACCGGCCTGCACATCGCCAACCGCTGCTATGTGGAAATCTGCCATCCGGATACGGGCATTCCGCTGAAGGACGGCGAAGTGGGCGAAATCGTGGTCACGGCCTTCAACAAGACCTATCCGCTGATCCGCCTGGCCACGGGCGACCTCTCCTACATCGACCGCAGTCCCTGCGCCTGCGGCCGCACCAGCCCGCGCCTTGGCAGCATCGTGGGCCGTGTGGACACCACCGCCCGCATCATGGGCATGTTCGTCTATCCGCATCAGGTGGAGCAGGTCATGAGCCGCTTTGAAGAGATCAAACGCTGGCAGATCGAAGTCACCAACCCCGGCGGCATCGACGAAATGACCCTCTTCATCGAAACCAGCGGCTTCAAACGTGAAGAGGAGTTGCTGCACCAGTTCCGCGAAAAGATCAAGCTTCGTCCCGAGTTGCGCATTCTGGCTCCGGGCAGTCTGCCGCCGCAGATCAGACCCATCGAAGATAAACGCCACTGGGATTAA